A stretch of the Amycolatopsis sp. BJA-103 genome encodes the following:
- a CDS encoding sigma-70 family RNA polymerase sigma factor: MASNRVTRVTALADRAPSPADGDVFLASLHTEHREHLLRFTRRLLPTDPHRAEDIVQECLFRAWRNSETLAGKGGSVRAWLFTVARNLIVDWSRRDNARPVVFGDDDFDLLPGGTDFADEVVERCVVEEVLAQLTPMQREALEQVYRHDRTRQRAAVSIGVPVGTVKSRVHHARIAMTEVLACSGVTAAGW, translated from the coding sequence GTGGCGAGCAACCGTGTCACCCGGGTGACCGCGCTGGCGGACCGGGCACCGTCGCCTGCCGACGGCGACGTCTTCCTCGCGTCCTTGCACACCGAGCACCGGGAGCATCTGCTGCGGTTCACCCGCCGCCTGCTGCCCACCGACCCGCACCGGGCCGAGGACATCGTGCAGGAATGCCTGTTCCGGGCCTGGCGCAACAGCGAGACCCTCGCCGGGAAGGGCGGTTCGGTCCGCGCCTGGCTGTTCACCGTCGCGCGCAACCTCATCGTGGACTGGTCCCGCCGCGACAACGCCCGCCCGGTGGTGTTCGGCGACGACGACTTCGATCTGCTGCCGGGCGGTACCGACTTCGCCGACGAGGTCGTCGAACGCTGCGTCGTCGAAGAAGTGCTGGCCCAGCTGACGCCGATGCAGCGTGAAGCCCTCGAACAGGTCTACCGGCACGACCGCACGCGGCAGCGCGCGGCCGTGAGCATCGGGGTGCCGGTCGGCACGGTCAAATCGCGGGTGCACCACGCGAGGATCGCGATGACGGAGGTGCTGGCCTGCAGCGGTGTCACGGCCGCCGGATGGTGA
- a CDS encoding amino acid permease: MNLRAAVVRRKPVADLIAESDHGTLKRSLGLGQLTMLSIGATLGSGIFVVLGEAVPVAGPAVVLSFVLAGITALFSALSYAELAGMIPLSGSSYSYAYATLGELVAWVCGWCLVLEYGVSVASVAVGWGQYLNELLRLAFGFAIPDAFSQPPGSGGIVNVPAIVVVLLAMFLLLSGAKESARANAIMVVIKIGTLVLFCAIAFSAVRAANFTPFLPLGLAGLSAGAAKLFFSYIGFDAASTAGEEAKNPQRDLPRAILLSLAIVTVLYCLVAVAAVGALPWQRFDGQEAALSHVLGAVSGNPLWAALLAVGAIVAISSVVLTVLYGQTRILFSMSRDGLVPAALSKVDPKSGTPRINTLVVSGFVATLAAFIPLGKLADATSIGTLFAFGLVNVAVVLLRRRQPEAPRSFRVPFAPVTPILGVLCCGYMMLSLDGATWIVFGGWMALGLFIYFGYSMRRSRLART, from the coding sequence ATGAATCTGCGAGCCGCGGTGGTGCGGCGGAAACCTGTCGCCGACCTGATCGCCGAAAGTGATCACGGCACGCTGAAGCGCTCCCTCGGCCTCGGGCAGCTGACCATGCTCAGCATCGGCGCGACGCTGGGCAGCGGGATCTTCGTCGTGCTCGGCGAGGCGGTGCCGGTGGCGGGTCCCGCGGTCGTGCTGTCGTTCGTGCTCGCCGGGATCACCGCGCTGTTCTCGGCGCTCTCCTACGCCGAACTCGCCGGCATGATCCCCCTGTCTGGTTCGTCCTATTCCTACGCCTACGCCACCCTCGGCGAACTGGTCGCCTGGGTCTGCGGCTGGTGCCTGGTGCTCGAATACGGCGTCTCGGTGGCCTCGGTCGCCGTGGGATGGGGGCAGTACCTCAACGAACTGCTGCGGCTGGCCTTCGGGTTCGCCATCCCGGACGCGTTCAGCCAGCCCCCGGGCTCGGGCGGGATCGTCAACGTCCCGGCCATCGTCGTCGTGCTGCTCGCGATGTTCCTGTTGCTGTCCGGCGCGAAGGAGAGCGCGCGGGCCAACGCGATCATGGTAGTGATCAAGATCGGCACGCTGGTGCTGTTCTGCGCGATCGCGTTCTCCGCCGTGCGGGCGGCGAACTTCACGCCGTTCCTGCCGCTCGGACTGGCCGGGCTGAGCGCCGGGGCCGCCAAACTGTTCTTCTCCTACATCGGCTTCGATGCGGCGTCGACGGCGGGCGAAGAGGCGAAGAACCCGCAGCGGGACCTGCCGCGGGCGATTTTGCTCTCGCTCGCGATCGTCACCGTGCTGTACTGCCTCGTCGCCGTGGCCGCGGTCGGCGCGCTGCCGTGGCAGCGGTTCGACGGCCAGGAAGCCGCGCTTTCGCACGTACTCGGCGCCGTGTCCGGCAACCCGCTGTGGGCCGCGCTGCTCGCGGTCGGCGCGATCGTGGCGATCTCCAGTGTCGTGCTGACCGTCCTCTACGGACAGACGCGCATCCTGTTCTCCATGTCCCGGGACGGACTGGTCCCGGCCGCGCTGTCCAAAGTGGATCCCAAGTCCGGCACGCCGCGGATCAACACGCTGGTGGTCTCCGGTTTCGTCGCGACGCTGGCCGCGTTCATCCCGCTCGGGAAGCTGGCCGACGCCACCAGCATCGGCACCCTTTTCGCCTTCGGGCTGGTGAACGTCGCCGTCGTGCTGCTGCGGCGGCGGCAACCGGAGGCGCCGCGCTCGTTCCGCGTGCCGTTCGCCCCGGTCACGCCCATCCTCGGGGTGCTGTGCTGCGGCTACATGATGCTCAGCCTCGACGGCGCGACCTGGATCGTCTTCGGCGGCTGGATGGCACTGGGCCTGTTCATCTACTTCGGCTACAGCATGCGCAGGTCCCGATTGGCGCGAACATAA
- a CDS encoding S8 family serine peptidase, with protein sequence MRRHLTVACATLVLLANGGLAAAQDTELPQIPQTLRAGQPCTAPSGKKIPSAPWQLPYLGADRLWSLSTGAGVTVAVVDTGVDTSVLPADAAGEAGTDCVGHGTVVASLIAAPSSSGISGLAPGARVLALRGTDKFGAATAAGIAGALDAAVGAGVRIICVAAAVTEADPVLRQAVDRAIAAGALVVAAAGRDLTTARDVPPGPYYPAAFPGVLAVTALGPDGKGTPVPGALAAPGNLVVGKGPGGGQVVGAGPAFAAAHVAAAAALIRSYRGEVTASDLARRLRDTASPQAGGPVLDPLAALTSAATTDGAATVHREPVAVLPLPDVAPVRQSAFAVVGGVLVAVCLLGAAAVVVPRGRRRGWRAGR encoded by the coding sequence ATGAGGCGACACCTGACCGTGGCGTGCGCGACGCTCGTCCTGCTGGCGAACGGTGGCCTCGCGGCCGCGCAGGACACGGAGCTCCCGCAGATCCCGCAGACGTTGCGGGCCGGGCAGCCGTGCACCGCCCCGTCGGGCAAGAAGATCCCGTCGGCGCCGTGGCAGCTCCCGTATCTCGGCGCGGACCGCCTGTGGTCGCTCTCCACCGGCGCGGGCGTGACCGTGGCCGTGGTGGACACCGGCGTCGACACGTCGGTGCTGCCCGCCGACGCGGCCGGTGAGGCCGGGACGGACTGCGTCGGGCACGGCACCGTCGTCGCGAGCCTGATCGCCGCGCCCTCGTCGTCCGGGATCTCCGGGCTCGCACCCGGCGCGCGGGTGCTGGCGCTGCGGGGTACCGACAAGTTCGGTGCCGCGACCGCGGCGGGCATCGCCGGCGCGCTCGACGCGGCCGTCGGCGCGGGGGTGCGGATCATCTGCGTCGCGGCGGCCGTCACGGAGGCGGATCCGGTGCTGCGCCAAGCCGTCGACCGGGCGATCGCCGCGGGCGCGCTGGTCGTCGCGGCGGCCGGACGGGACCTCACCACGGCACGCGACGTCCCGCCCGGCCCGTACTATCCGGCGGCGTTCCCCGGAGTGCTCGCGGTGACCGCCCTCGGCCCGGACGGGAAGGGCACGCCGGTACCGGGAGCCCTTGCCGCACCGGGAAACCTGGTGGTGGGCAAGGGACCCGGCGGTGGCCAGGTCGTCGGCGCGGGCCCCGCGTTCGCCGCCGCGCACGTGGCCGCCGCGGCGGCGCTGATCCGGTCTTACCGGGGAGAAGTGACGGCGTCCGACCTCGCCCGGCGGCTGCGCGACACCGCTTCGCCGCAGGCCGGTGGCCCCGTGCTCGACCCGCTCGCCGCCCTGACGTCGGCCGCGACGACCGACGGGGCCGCGACTGTGCATCGTGAGCCGGTCGCCGTGCTGCCGCTGCCCGACGTCGCGCCGGTGCGGCAGAGCGCTTTCGCTGTGGTGGGCGGGGTTTTGGTGGCGGTGTGTCTGTTGGGGGCGGCGGCCGTCGTGGTGCCGCGGGGGCGGCGGCGCGGGTGGCGAGCCGGCCGCTAA
- a CDS encoding ATP-binding protein produces the protein MGTTAFGDFLRFYRLRVPLTQEELAERTGISVRSISDMERGRVRSPQRRTAELLVEGLGLAGKEAADFGDLARSGRRSPSPPETAAPESEPESPRAFVAVLPPDLTELTGREAEQRILDDIAQAAESSSRLQVAVLHGLPGAGKTALAVDAGHRLARHFGDGCLFLDLRGMDLEPLAPERAVHRLLRGFGVDERQLPNDPEDRLALYRSLLHDRDVLLILDNAANEAQVRPLLAASPGSMVLVTSRNTMAGLDARHRISLGSLSEDESVELLGVIAGPRRLAGEPDAARRVAKLCGGVPLALLIAGNRLASRFQWTIAHLADQLENERRRLSVLTAGDLQVRAAFELSYRHLTPEVAKVFRLLALVPGSDTSVELAAVASGQPVDEVEAALEKLAEASLLGFSGTPGRYTSHDLLRVYAMERLETAERAEDVHAAGERVRKWLLTVATKAAQFFDHDRPEVTVTVDGPDPVRDRDSAARWLAREQTHWRGALRAAVGRGEHRRVLDLAEAMHWYSDLRGTGDLWLEVFRGGAAAARALGDVKSVAEQLNYVSWALYALCGESREALAAHKLAVAAANEAGDIVTEAWSLYYGSAITRRLGSPREAARVGRRAVELFEQAGYPNGHNLALSLLGSMLHTLGEFDEAVAVQRRSEAYYRGSATAPGNDELLSMVLTRLADSLAASGDVASALELLEEAESLFRKHDAMFGVARTQHLRGRVLSRAGRLEEAEEQLVAALAEERRSETKIEIMVELADLADSGAKPEEARRHRVRALAECARYETPHARSLARKLATTLGVAV, from the coding sequence GTGGGTACGACCGCGTTCGGTGACTTCCTGCGCTTCTACCGGCTGCGCGTCCCCCTGACCCAGGAAGAGCTCGCCGAGCGGACCGGGATCAGCGTGCGCAGCATCAGCGACATGGAACGCGGGCGCGTCCGCAGCCCCCAGCGGCGCACCGCGGAACTGCTGGTCGAAGGACTCGGCCTGGCGGGCAAGGAAGCCGCCGACTTCGGCGATCTGGCCCGTTCCGGCCGCCGGTCGCCGTCCCCGCCGGAGACCGCGGCGCCGGAGAGCGAACCCGAAAGCCCCAGGGCTTTCGTCGCCGTCCTCCCGCCCGATCTCACCGAGCTGACCGGGCGGGAAGCCGAACAGCGGATCCTCGACGACATCGCGCAGGCCGCCGAATCCTCGTCCCGGCTGCAGGTCGCGGTGCTCCACGGCCTGCCTGGCGCGGGCAAGACCGCGCTCGCCGTGGACGCCGGGCACCGGCTCGCCCGGCACTTCGGCGACGGCTGCCTGTTCCTCGACCTGCGCGGCATGGATCTCGAACCGCTCGCCCCGGAACGGGCCGTGCACCGGCTGTTGCGCGGATTCGGCGTGGACGAACGCCAGCTGCCGAACGATCCCGAAGACCGGCTCGCCCTCTACCGTTCCCTGCTGCACGACCGCGACGTGCTGCTCATCCTCGACAACGCCGCCAACGAGGCCCAGGTGCGCCCGTTGCTGGCCGCCAGTCCCGGCTCGATGGTGCTGGTGACGAGCCGGAACACGATGGCGGGGCTCGACGCGCGGCACCGGATCTCCCTCGGCTCGCTGTCCGAAGACGAGTCGGTGGAACTGCTCGGCGTGATCGCGGGCCCGCGACGGCTGGCGGGCGAACCGGACGCGGCGCGGCGGGTGGCGAAGCTCTGCGGCGGTGTGCCGCTCGCGTTGCTCATCGCCGGGAACCGGCTGGCCAGCCGGTTCCAGTGGACGATCGCGCATCTCGCCGACCAGCTGGAGAACGAACGGCGGCGGCTGTCCGTGCTCACCGCGGGCGACCTCCAGGTCCGCGCCGCCTTCGAACTCTCCTACCGCCACTTGACCCCCGAAGTCGCCAAGGTGTTCCGGCTGCTCGCGCTGGTGCCCGGTTCGGACACCTCCGTCGAGCTCGCCGCGGTGGCCTCCGGACAGCCGGTGGACGAGGTCGAAGCGGCGCTGGAGAAGCTGGCCGAAGCCAGCCTTCTCGGCTTCAGCGGCACGCCCGGCCGGTACACCAGCCATGACCTGCTGCGCGTCTACGCCATGGAACGGCTCGAAACCGCCGAGCGGGCCGAGGACGTGCACGCCGCCGGGGAACGCGTCCGGAAGTGGCTGCTCACGGTGGCGACGAAAGCGGCGCAGTTCTTCGACCACGACCGGCCGGAGGTGACGGTCACCGTCGACGGTCCCGATCCCGTGCGGGACCGGGATTCCGCGGCGCGATGGCTGGCGCGGGAGCAGACCCACTGGCGTGGCGCGCTGCGCGCGGCCGTCGGACGGGGTGAGCACCGCCGGGTCCTCGATCTGGCCGAAGCGATGCACTGGTACTCGGATCTGCGCGGAACCGGCGATCTGTGGCTCGAGGTCTTCCGGGGCGGCGCGGCGGCGGCGCGGGCGCTGGGTGACGTCAAGTCGGTGGCCGAGCAGCTGAACTACGTGTCTTGGGCGCTCTACGCGCTTTGCGGGGAATCACGGGAGGCGCTGGCCGCGCACAAGCTGGCGGTGGCGGCGGCGAACGAGGCAGGCGACATCGTGACGGAGGCGTGGTCGCTGTACTACGGCTCGGCCATCACCCGGCGGCTCGGCTCGCCCCGCGAGGCCGCGCGGGTCGGCAGGCGGGCGGTGGAACTGTTCGAGCAGGCGGGTTATCCGAACGGGCACAATCTGGCGCTGTCCCTGCTAGGCAGCATGCTGCACACCCTCGGCGAGTTCGACGAGGCCGTGGCCGTGCAACGGCGGAGCGAGGCCTACTACCGGGGTTCGGCCACCGCGCCGGGCAACGACGAGCTGCTGTCCATGGTGCTGACCAGGCTCGCCGACAGCCTGGCGGCGAGCGGGGACGTGGCGAGCGCGCTGGAACTGCTCGAAGAAGCCGAGTCGTTGTTCCGCAAACACGACGCGATGTTCGGGGTGGCACGGACACAGCACCTTCGCGGACGGGTCCTGTCCAGGGCCGGGCGGCTGGAGGAAGCCGAAGAACAGCTGGTGGCCGCCCTCGCCGAGGAACGCCGGTCCGAAACGAAGATCGAGATCATGGTCGAACTGGCCGACCTCGCCGACTCCGGCGCCAAACCCGAGGAAGCCCGTCGTCACCGGGTGCGCGCCCTCGCCGAATGCGCCAGGTACGAGACTCCCCACGCCAGGAGCCTGGCCCGGAAACTGGCCACCACACTCGGCGTCGCCGTCTGA
- a CDS encoding DUF488 domain-containing protein — MRRIVTIGVYGFTAGAFVEKLTGEGVVSLLDLRQRRGVRGPDYSWANSVRLQRALAAADIGYRHVKELAPTTELRRLQYREDDRLGVGKRNRVALAPEYTERYTREILDPFELGPLVAGLPGHSVTALLCVERDPEACHRSLVAARLHAENDLPVTDLRPG, encoded by the coding sequence GTGAGAAGGATCGTGACGATCGGCGTCTACGGCTTCACGGCCGGCGCCTTCGTCGAGAAACTCACCGGCGAGGGAGTGGTGTCACTGCTCGACCTCCGCCAGCGCCGCGGCGTCCGGGGCCCCGACTATTCCTGGGCGAACTCGGTGCGGCTCCAGCGTGCGCTCGCCGCGGCGGACATCGGCTACCGGCATGTGAAGGAGCTGGCGCCGACGACCGAACTGCGGCGGCTCCAGTACCGCGAGGACGACCGCCTGGGCGTGGGCAAGCGGAACCGTGTCGCGCTCGCGCCCGAGTACACCGAGCGCTACACCCGCGAAATCCTCGACCCGTTCGAGCTCGGTCCGCTCGTGGCCGGGTTGCCGGGCCACTCGGTGACCGCGCTTCTTTGCGTCGAGCGCGATCCCGAAGCGTGTCACCGTTCGCTCGTGGCCGCGCGTTTGCACGCCGAGAACGACTTGCCGGTCACGGACTTACGCCCTGGGTGA
- a CDS encoding right-handed parallel beta-helix repeat-containing protein — translation MSRHVLTVDRDQGYRTISAALQDARNGTVISVLPGRYDESLVVTKVVTIAASDVRGSVEIVARNGSAVQLNAEAVKLTGLVLRGQHEELPTVDVARGQAAVEDCEIIGAAWTAVLARSSGSLAMRGCRVTNPGGAGIVVTSPAPSTIEDCVVEHVQTSAVVIAERGNPTVRDCTLRHAKGNGVCANGQAQGTIQHCDISATDRPGIALEEDSATKVLDTTVRDSTSGVYVSTHSSPVLEECRITNTTGDGITVADGADPLLRRCRTAKTGGAGVRVTGRSRGTFEDCEVADATGAGIHVDEASGPSFHRMAVRGGSSAGLLLTDGATAEFDRLEVHDVAGDGVRVEAAANPLLRRATLNGCRGNGVEVTGNGRGRLEDCEIRDAKKAGLSVSEGGSPYVSTLRVFQAGQSGVLIGPGGVGSLRDCEIIDAGEDGVAVRDGGELTLSRSTVRRSRGHGVQVDAGARAKLTADDLSGNRRDGVRIESSDAVSVVDCTASDNTGGGLRVTVPSARLSVENLTSNGNGAPDTDGSTASTVEVAGAEAADAAPQNAEDEGAPLAKLEALVGLSGVKHQVKTLVNLNKMARRREQAGMVAPPTSRHLIFAGPPGTGKTTVARLYGSILAELGVLRDGHLVEVARADLVAQIVGGTAIKTTETFTKALGGVLFIDEAYTLTAQGKGSGPDFGKEAVDTLVKLMEDHRDELVVVAAGYSPEMTAFLQSNPGLASRFTRTIEFENYATDELVTIVERMCTAHQYQVPEDTRNALSVHFGRMERGDDFGNGRTARKVFEEMVDQQAFRLASEPDADDQSLSLLLPADVPGGVAENAGHGDDDALTALRTRLDSMIGLAGVKDAINDLVNLIATARQRRQAGLPVPAISNHLVFAGAPGTGKTTVARLYGELLAALGVLRKGHLVEVARADLVGRYVGHTAHLTREAFESARGGVLFIDEAYALTPEGATGGDFGQEAVDTLVKLMEDHRDDTVVIVAGYSAEMRKFLASNTGLASRFSRHIEFENYSTDDLVTIVHRMALTNGYECAPETVIALRRHFADVDRGEAFGNARYARQVMEIMMTRQAGRLSTSGAPTVADLRLLSPADLP, via the coding sequence GTGTCACGGCACGTGCTCACAGTGGACCGCGATCAGGGGTATCGCACCATTTCGGCAGCGCTGCAGGACGCGCGCAACGGCACGGTGATCTCCGTGCTTCCCGGCCGCTACGACGAATCGCTGGTGGTCACGAAGGTGGTCACCATCGCCGCGAGCGACGTGCGCGGCAGCGTGGAGATCGTGGCGCGCAACGGCAGCGCGGTGCAACTCAACGCCGAAGCGGTGAAACTCACCGGGCTCGTGCTGCGCGGTCAGCACGAGGAACTGCCCACGGTCGACGTCGCGCGCGGCCAGGCCGCGGTGGAGGACTGCGAGATCATCGGCGCCGCCTGGACCGCGGTGCTGGCCCGCAGTTCGGGCTCGCTCGCGATGCGCGGCTGCCGCGTCACCAATCCCGGCGGCGCGGGGATCGTGGTCACCTCGCCCGCGCCCAGCACGATCGAGGACTGCGTCGTCGAACACGTGCAGACCTCCGCCGTGGTGATCGCCGAACGCGGCAACCCCACGGTCCGCGACTGCACCCTGAGGCACGCCAAGGGCAACGGCGTCTGCGCCAACGGACAGGCGCAGGGCACCATCCAGCACTGCGACATCTCCGCCACCGACAGGCCGGGGATCGCGCTCGAAGAAGACAGCGCGACGAAGGTGCTCGACACCACCGTCCGCGACAGCACGAGCGGCGTCTACGTCAGCACCCATTCCTCCCCCGTGCTCGAAGAATGCCGCATCACCAACACCACCGGCGACGGGATCACCGTCGCCGACGGCGCCGATCCCCTGCTGCGCCGCTGCCGCACGGCCAAGACCGGCGGGGCCGGGGTGCGGGTCACCGGCCGGTCTCGCGGCACCTTCGAGGACTGCGAGGTGGCCGACGCGACCGGCGCGGGCATCCACGTCGACGAGGCGAGCGGCCCGTCGTTCCACCGCATGGCCGTCCGCGGCGGCTCGTCGGCGGGCCTGCTGCTCACCGACGGCGCGACGGCCGAGTTCGACCGGCTGGAGGTCCATGACGTCGCGGGCGACGGCGTCCGGGTCGAGGCTGCGGCCAATCCGCTTCTCCGCCGGGCGACGCTGAACGGCTGCCGCGGCAACGGCGTCGAGGTCACCGGCAACGGCCGCGGCCGACTCGAAGACTGCGAGATCCGCGACGCCAAGAAGGCCGGCCTGAGCGTCTCCGAAGGCGGAAGTCCTTACGTCAGCACGCTCCGCGTGTTCCAGGCGGGACAATCCGGTGTCCTGATCGGACCGGGCGGCGTCGGCTCGCTCCGGGACTGCGAGATCATCGACGCGGGCGAAGACGGAGTGGCGGTGCGCGACGGCGGCGAACTGACGTTGTCCCGGTCCACGGTCCGGCGTTCCCGGGGCCACGGCGTGCAGGTGGACGCCGGTGCGCGGGCGAAGCTGACGGCCGACGACCTCAGCGGCAACCGCCGCGACGGCGTCCGGATCGAGTCCTCCGACGCGGTGAGCGTGGTGGACTGCACCGCGTCCGACAACACCGGGGGCGGCCTGCGCGTCACCGTGCCCAGCGCCCGGCTGTCGGTGGAAAACCTGACCAGCAACGGCAACGGTGCCCCGGACACCGACGGGAGCACGGCGAGCACGGTCGAGGTCGCCGGGGCCGAAGCGGCGGACGCGGCGCCGCAGAACGCCGAAGACGAGGGCGCGCCGCTCGCGAAACTGGAGGCGCTGGTCGGCCTCAGCGGCGTCAAACATCAGGTCAAGACCCTGGTGAACCTCAACAAGATGGCCCGCAGGCGCGAACAGGCGGGCATGGTCGCGCCGCCGACCAGCAGGCATCTCATCTTCGCCGGGCCGCCCGGCACCGGTAAGACGACCGTCGCCCGGCTCTACGGCAGCATCCTCGCCGAGCTCGGCGTGCTGCGCGACGGACACCTGGTCGAGGTCGCCAGGGCCGATCTGGTCGCCCAGATCGTCGGCGGGACGGCGATCAAGACCACCGAGACCTTCACCAAGGCGCTGGGCGGCGTGCTGTTCATCGACGAGGCGTACACGCTGACGGCGCAGGGCAAGGGCAGCGGACCGGACTTCGGCAAGGAAGCCGTCGACACCCTGGTCAAGCTGATGGAAGACCACCGCGACGAGCTCGTGGTGGTCGCCGCGGGCTACTCGCCGGAGATGACCGCGTTCCTGCAGTCCAACCCCGGCCTGGCGTCCCGGTTCACACGGACCATCGAGTTCGAGAACTACGCCACCGACGAACTGGTGACGATCGTCGAGCGGATGTGCACCGCCCACCAGTACCAGGTGCCCGAGGACACCAGGAACGCCCTGTCCGTCCACTTCGGACGGATGGAACGCGGTGACGACTTCGGCAACGGGCGCACCGCGCGCAAGGTGTTCGAGGAGATGGTGGACCAGCAGGCCTTCCGCCTCGCGAGCGAACCGGACGCCGACGACCAGAGCCTTTCGCTCCTGCTCCCCGCCGACGTCCCCGGTGGCGTGGCGGAGAACGCGGGCCACGGTGACGACGACGCGCTGACGGCGTTGCGGACGCGGCTCGACTCGATGATCGGCCTGGCCGGGGTGAAGGACGCGATCAACGATCTGGTGAACCTGATCGCCACCGCCCGGCAACGGCGCCAGGCCGGCCTGCCGGTCCCCGCGATCAGCAACCACCTGGTGTTCGCCGGCGCGCCGGGTACCGGCAAGACCACCGTGGCGAGGCTCTACGGCGAACTGCTCGCCGCGCTGGGCGTGCTGCGCAAGGGACATCTGGTCGAGGTCGCGCGGGCCGATCTGGTCGGGCGCTACGTCGGGCACACCGCGCATCTGACCAGGGAGGCGTTCGAAAGCGCGCGTGGCGGCGTGCTGTTCATCGACGAGGCGTACGCCCTCACCCCGGAGGGCGCCACGGGCGGCGACTTCGGGCAGGAAGCCGTCGACACCCTGGTCAAGCTGATGGAAGACCACCGGGACGACACGGTGGTGATCGTCGCGGGCTACTCCGCGGAGATGCGGAAGTTCCTCGCCTCGAACACCGGTCTCGCCTCCCGCTTCTCCCGGCACATCGAGTTCGAGAACTACAGCACCGACGATCTGGTGACCATCGTGCACCGGATGGCGCTGACGAACGGCTACGAGTGCGCCCCGGAGACGGTCATCGCGCTGCGGCGGCATTTCGCGGACGTGGACCGCGGCGAAGCGTTCGGCAACGCCCGTTATGCCCGCCAGGTGATGGAGATCATGATGACCCGCCAGGCCGGACGGCTCAGCACTTCAGGCGCTCCCACCGTCGCCGACCTGCGGTTGCTGTCCCCCGCAGATCTCCCCTGA